The following are from one region of the Thiocapsa rosea genome:
- a CDS encoding glycosyltransferase family 2 protein — protein MLAAEPFVELILTLGLILLALSSLNLLGLMFARLITPSRRLVATSHAHAQLPSVLIQLPLFNEGELVDRVLEAVMALDWPRDRLQIQVLDDSTDDFSLSLSQRAVAKLRREGVQIELLHRIKRTAFKAGALAAGLERSDAEFVAIFDADFMPPTDFLRKTIDPLLAQPDLAYVQARWAHINRDDNLLTRTQARLLDSHFQVEQEARWRLGLPVPFNGTCGVWRRRAIDDAGGWQGDTLTEDLDLSLRARLRGWRSGFMKDLPVPGVLPVSVRAWRTQQFRWTKGFAQCFVKLLPMIWASPALPRWQKVMISFQLGQPLAFLIGAACVVLGLPFIAGAAVAGETLGRVAIVTSLLGFAAPIGFLTLAGIRSGARATATEVFGALFLTTGLLLSNARAGLEALLGYRSPFVRTPKGAVTAGPRRIVRWPNGLVELSAGLGLLGFALMEQPVTVIYLVMVIGGLLGVGTLQFLDGRALSKQTGAGS, from the coding sequence ATGCTCGCAGCGGAGCCCTTTGTCGAGCTGATCCTGACGCTCGGCTTGATCCTTTTGGCGCTGTCTTCGCTCAATCTGCTCGGCTTGATGTTTGCGCGTCTGATCACGCCGTCCCGACGACTCGTCGCGACGTCGCACGCGCACGCACAACTGCCGAGCGTGCTGATTCAGCTCCCGCTCTTCAACGAGGGGGAGCTGGTCGATCGCGTCCTCGAGGCCGTAATGGCCCTGGATTGGCCGAGAGACCGCTTGCAGATCCAGGTGCTCGACGACAGCACCGACGACTTTTCGCTGTCGCTCAGCCAGCGGGCCGTCGCCAAGCTGCGGCGCGAAGGTGTGCAGATCGAGCTTCTGCATCGCATTAAGCGCACCGCCTTCAAAGCCGGCGCGCTGGCGGCCGGCCTCGAGCGTTCGGATGCGGAGTTCGTGGCCATCTTCGACGCCGATTTTATGCCGCCGACGGATTTCCTGCGCAAGACCATCGACCCCTTGCTGGCACAGCCCGATCTTGCCTATGTCCAGGCCCGTTGGGCGCACATCAACCGGGACGACAACCTGCTCACCCGCACGCAGGCGCGTCTGCTCGATTCGCATTTCCAGGTCGAGCAGGAGGCACGTTGGCGCTTGGGTCTGCCGGTCCCCTTCAACGGGACTTGCGGTGTCTGGCGTCGCCGCGCCATCGATGACGCCGGCGGCTGGCAAGGCGACACCCTCACGGAGGACCTGGATCTGAGTTTGCGGGCCCGTCTGCGCGGGTGGCGGTCCGGGTTCATGAAGGACCTTCCGGTCCCCGGCGTGCTGCCCGTCTCGGTGCGCGCCTGGCGGACGCAACAGTTTCGCTGGACCAAGGGATTCGCTCAGTGCTTCGTGAAGCTGCTGCCGATGATCTGGGCCAGCCCGGCGCTGCCGCGCTGGCAGAAGGTCATGATCAGCTTCCAGCTGGGCCAACCCCTGGCCTTCCTGATCGGCGCGGCCTGCGTGGTCTTGGGTTTGCCCTTCATCGCCGGCGCGGCGGTCGCCGGGGAGACACTGGGACGCGTCGCGATCGTCACCTCGCTACTCGGCTTCGCAGCACCCATCGGTTTCCTGACACTCGCGGGCATCCGCTCCGGAGCCCGAGCAACGGCGACCGAGGTCTTCGGTGCGCTCTTCCTGACCACCGGGCTTCTCCTCTCCAACGCGCGCGCCGGCCTGGAGGCGCTGCTCGGTTACCGCAGTCCCTTCGTACGCACCCCGAAGGGCGCGGTTACCGCCGGCCCGCGCAGGATCGTGCGCTGGCCGAACGGGCTCGTGGAGCTGAGTGCCGGACTTGGCCTCTTGGGTTTCGCCCTGATGGAACAGCCGGTCACCGTCATCTATCTGGTCATGGTTATCGGCGGTTTGCTGGGCGTGGGAACCTTGCAGTTCCTGGACGGACGCGCGCTGTCGAAACAGACAGGCGCCGGTTCCTGA
- a CDS encoding hemolysin family protein: MSAWMFLVVGVLILINALYVAAEFAIVGARASRVEHFARKGHRLAAALLPIVKDTTRLDRYIATCQIGITLSSLILGAFGQATIALAFGALLVSDWGMETVGAYALSATIVLVVLTSTQVVLGELIPKTVALQYPVGTAMYTYLPMRWSLVVFYPFIGLLNGSGNLILRRFGIDPEVSHRHVHSPDEIELLIRESNEGGMLEAKASKRLREVLRLSRHTVRQFMVPRRQIASLDLAAPLDELLAEIDASPYTRLVVHRGGLDNVRGFIHVKDLAIATAGGREILALQPLVRPLLALPNRLTLDRVLGQMRDRRARIALVVSEYGDVEGLISLEDIVRELIGELSDEFKSNSELDPEQLDAERWRLPGRLPLDEAIDWARPYTDPAVWHDSHAETLAGWLLEQLGNIPEVGDRLEVIGLAFEIEAMDGPAIVSVMVRVVGGTSGDDDA, from the coding sequence ATGAGCGCATGGATGTTTCTCGTCGTCGGCGTTCTGATCCTGATCAATGCACTCTATGTCGCGGCCGAGTTCGCGATCGTGGGTGCGCGGGCCAGTCGCGTCGAGCATTTTGCCCGGAAGGGTCACCGGCTCGCGGCGGCACTCTTGCCCATCGTCAAAGACACGACGCGCCTGGATCGCTACATCGCCACCTGCCAAATCGGGATCACACTCTCCAGCCTGATCCTCGGCGCCTTCGGACAGGCGACGATCGCCCTTGCGTTCGGTGCACTCCTGGTCTCGGACTGGGGGATGGAAACCGTGGGCGCCTATGCCTTGTCGGCGACCATCGTGCTGGTGGTGCTGACCTCGACGCAGGTCGTGCTCGGGGAGCTGATCCCCAAGACGGTGGCGCTCCAGTACCCGGTCGGGACGGCCATGTACACCTACCTGCCGATGCGCTGGTCCTTGGTCGTGTTCTACCCCTTCATCGGACTGCTCAACGGGAGCGGCAACCTGATTCTGAGGCGGTTCGGCATCGACCCGGAGGTCAGCCACCGCCATGTCCATTCTCCGGACGAGATCGAGCTGCTGATTCGCGAAAGCAACGAGGGCGGGATGTTGGAGGCCAAGGCGAGTAAGCGTCTGCGCGAAGTGCTGCGCCTGAGCCGCCACACGGTGCGCCAGTTCATGGTCCCGCGGCGACAGATCGCGAGTCTGGATCTGGCCGCACCGCTCGATGAACTCTTGGCCGAGATCGATGCGTCGCCCTACACCCGCCTGGTGGTCCACCGGGGTGGGCTCGACAACGTGCGTGGCTTCATCCATGTCAAGGATCTGGCGATCGCGACCGCCGGCGGGCGCGAGATCCTCGCGCTGCAGCCCCTGGTCCGCCCGCTTCTGGCGCTGCCGAACCGATTGACCCTGGATCGGGTGCTGGGACAGATGCGCGATCGGCGCGCCCGCATTGCTCTGGTGGTGAGCGAATACGGCGACGTCGAGGGCCTCATCAGCCTGGAGGACATCGTACGCGAGCTGATCGGCGAGCTGTCCGACGAGTTCAAGTCCAACAGCGAGCTCGACCCGGAGCAGCTCGATGCCGAGCGTTGGCGCCTGCCCGGACGCCTCCCGCTCGACGAGGCGATCGATTGGGCGCGCCCCTACACCGACCCGGCCGTCTGGCACGACAGTCATGCCGAGACCCTGGCCGGCTGGTTGTTGGAGCAGCTCGGGAACATCCCGGAGGTGGGCGACAGGCTCGAGGTGATCGGCCTCGCGTTCGAGATCGAGGCGATGGACGGGCCGGCGATCGTATCCGTCATGGTCCGTGTCGTCGGCGGCACATCGGGAGACGATGATGCATGA
- a CDS encoding hemolysin family protein, translating into MMHELSIVLIVVMALVALNGLFVAAEFAIIGTSRAAMAARAEAGDALARRIARILDDPARLDRYVATAQLGITFASLGLGMYGEHTLAGFFEEWLLLAGFTGLGALVTAHGLAAVLAITAITYLHIVLGEMVPKALALTRPMTVAMWVTPPMLVIGLILYPLVRALNLTGNILLGLVGFKRGRSAAHYLGQDELESLARESQESGLLSEESGRIFLELADFSEIAAVQAMVPRVRASGIPVGATDAMLREILHQHRHTRYPVYEGSLDQIIGTIHVKDLMALLRAGTGLDPAVVRETAFLPETATLDDVLAAMDRVHNQMIVVMDEHGGTAGILTMEDICAEAVGDIEEGVEDVPDVLPVGTAGYQVQGTVRLDTLGDLIGRELEHPEIDTVSGLILSELGRPPVLGDLVRWNGLRFEVSGLFGRGVRQATLTFEMPETPNDEDREQGAEP; encoded by the coding sequence ATGATGCATGAGCTTTCGATCGTCCTGATCGTCGTGATGGCCTTGGTGGCCCTCAACGGACTTTTTGTCGCGGCCGAGTTCGCGATCATCGGCACCTCGCGCGCCGCGATGGCCGCGCGCGCGGAGGCCGGAGACGCCCTGGCAAGGCGCATCGCCCGCATCCTCGACGACCCGGCGCGACTCGATCGCTATGTCGCCACGGCCCAGCTCGGCATCACCTTCGCGAGCTTGGGGCTGGGGATGTACGGCGAGCACACCCTGGCCGGGTTCTTCGAGGAATGGCTCTTGCTCGCGGGATTCACCGGCCTAGGCGCGCTCGTCACGGCGCATGGGCTCGCAGCGGTGCTGGCCATCACCGCGATCACCTATCTGCACATCGTCTTGGGTGAGATGGTCCCCAAGGCACTTGCGCTCACCCGGCCCATGACGGTCGCCATGTGGGTGACCCCGCCCATGCTGGTGATCGGCTTGATCCTCTATCCCTTGGTCCGTGCGCTCAATCTGACCGGCAACATCCTGCTTGGTCTGGTCGGCTTCAAGCGCGGACGCAGCGCGGCCCATTATCTGGGCCAGGACGAGCTGGAGTCGCTTGCCCGCGAGAGCCAAGAGAGCGGCCTCTTGAGCGAGGAGAGCGGTCGGATCTTCCTCGAGCTTGCCGACTTCAGCGAGATCGCCGCCGTGCAGGCGATGGTGCCGCGGGTACGCGCGAGCGGGATCCCGGTCGGCGCAACCGACGCCATGCTCCGCGAGATCCTGCATCAGCACCGTCATACACGCTACCCGGTCTACGAGGGCAGTCTCGACCAGATCATCGGGACCATCCACGTCAAGGATCTGATGGCGCTGCTGCGTGCAGGCACGGGGCTCGACCCCGCGGTGGTCCGAGAGACGGCCTTCCTGCCCGAAACCGCGACCTTGGACGATGTCCTTGCAGCCATGGATCGGGTACATAACCAAATGATCGTGGTGATGGACGAGCACGGCGGGACCGCGGGCATCCTCACCATGGAAGACATCTGCGCCGAGGCCGTCGGGGATATCGAGGAGGGTGTCGAGGACGTCCCGGATGTCTTGCCGGTCGGCACCGCGGGCTACCAGGTCCAAGGCACGGTGCGCCTGGATACACTCGGCGATCTGATCGGGCGCGAGCTTGAGCACCCCGAGATCGACACCGTCTCCGGGCTGATCCTGAGCGAGCTGGGCCGACCGCCCGTGCTCGGAGATTTGGTCCGGTGGAACGGCCTGCGATTCGAGGTCAGCGGCCTCTTCGGCCGTGGTGTCCGCCAGGCCACCCTGACGTTCGAGATGCCGGAGACGCCGAACGACGAGGATCGCGAGCAGGGCGCGGAGCCGTGA
- a CDS encoding choice-of-anchor I family protein yields the protein MTFPTVSRLTAGCALGLVIATPALAGPHLPLPTIAIAPLGTYSTGVFGESAAEIVAHDPKTQRLFVVNAQSGNVDVLDIRTPSAPQLLFSVGLDGIVNSVAVHKGLIVAAVEADPKTDPGKAVFFNADGKVLASVEVGALPDMVTFTPDGKRVLVANEGEPSDDYTVDPEGSVSIIDLPRNIRNLAQADVRTADFRAFNDAKLDPSVRVFGPNASVAQDLEPEYITVDKDSKTAWVSLQENNAVAVLDIKSGAFTAIHGLGFKDHLLAGNELDASDRDEGINIANWPILGMYMPDSIASYEHRGRTYIVSANEGDARDYAGFSEESRFRALSGATPICADSPRLQAFLANNPMGVTDLAGLRENINLGRLTVTTATGLRDDGSCYEDIYAFGARSFSIWSADLTQVYDSGADFERITADIYPENFNSNHVANAFDDRSDNKGPEPEGVTVAKLWGRTYAFIGLERIGGVMVYDVTNPYAPSFVQYLNNRDFSAEPGTPEAGDLGAEGLTVIEASKSPIRGVPLLVVANEVSGTTTLFRIERVRR from the coding sequence TGCGCCCTGGGGCTCGTTATCGCCACTCCTGCCCTAGCGGGCCCCCACCTACCCCTTCCTACGATCGCCATCGCGCCGCTCGGCACCTATTCAACCGGCGTATTCGGCGAATCCGCGGCCGAGATCGTGGCCCACGACCCCAAGACGCAGCGTCTGTTCGTCGTCAATGCGCAGAGCGGCAACGTGGATGTGCTCGACATCCGCACCCCCTCCGCCCCGCAGCTCTTGTTCAGCGTGGGCCTCGACGGGATCGTCAACAGCGTGGCTGTCCACAAGGGGTTGATCGTCGCCGCGGTCGAGGCGGATCCCAAAACGGATCCGGGCAAGGCGGTGTTCTTCAATGCCGACGGGAAGGTTCTCGCGTCCGTCGAGGTCGGCGCGCTGCCGGACATGGTGACCTTCACGCCGGACGGAAAGCGGGTGCTGGTGGCCAACGAGGGCGAGCCGAGCGACGATTACACGGTCGATCCGGAGGGCTCGGTCAGCATCATCGATCTGCCGCGCAACATTCGCAACCTCGCACAGGCCGACGTACGCACGGCCGATTTCCGCGCATTCAACGACGCGAAGCTCGACCCCTCCGTGCGAGTCTTCGGTCCGAACGCAAGCGTCGCGCAAGACCTCGAGCCCGAGTACATCACGGTCGACAAGGACTCCAAGACCGCCTGGGTGTCGCTCCAGGAGAACAACGCCGTCGCCGTGCTGGACATCAAGTCCGGAGCATTCACCGCCATTCACGGTCTCGGTTTCAAGGACCACCTCTTGGCGGGCAACGAGCTAGATGCGAGCGACCGCGACGAGGGCATCAATATCGCCAACTGGCCGATCCTGGGCATGTATATGCCCGACTCGATCGCGAGCTACGAGCACCGCGGGCGGACCTACATCGTCAGCGCCAACGAGGGGGACGCCCGCGACTATGCCGGCTTCAGCGAGGAGTCGCGCTTCCGGGCGCTCTCCGGAGCGACCCCGATCTGTGCCGACTCGCCCCGCCTTCAGGCGTTCTTGGCCAACAATCCGATGGGGGTCACCGATCTTGCCGGGCTGCGCGAGAACATCAATCTGGGACGACTCACGGTGACCACCGCAACCGGACTGCGCGATGACGGAAGTTGCTACGAGGACATCTATGCCTTCGGTGCCCGCTCCTTTTCGATCTGGAGCGCCGACCTGACGCAGGTCTACGACAGCGGTGCGGATTTCGAGCGTATCACCGCCGACATCTATCCCGAGAACTTCAATTCCAACCACGTCGCGAACGCCTTCGACGACCGCAGCGACAACAAGGGACCCGAGCCCGAGGGCGTGACCGTAGCCAAGCTGTGGGGGCGCACCTATGCCTTCATCGGCTTGGAGCGCATCGGCGGCGTCATGGTCTACGACGTGACCAACCCCTATGCACCGAGCTTCGTTCAATACCTCAACAACCGCGATTTCAGTGCCGAACCGGGCACGCCTGAGGCGGGCGATCTGGGTGCCGAGGGGCTGACGGTCATCGAGGCGTCGAAGAGCCCGATCCGAGGGGTGCCCTTGTTGGTCGTCGCCAACGAGGTGAGCGGTACGACCACACTGTTCCGCATCGAGCGGGTCCGGCGGTAA